CGACGTATCCATCGGAGAAGTATGGCTATATCGTACCGAGTGGTGCAGCGGCTGATGACTTTATTCACGTAAGCAGGTTCTGTGAGAAACCTGATGAGACATCAGCAAAAAGGCTGATTCACCAGCAGGCCCTTTGGAATTGCGGGGTATTTGGTTTCCGGCTGGATTATATTATCCAGCTGCTCAAGCGTAAAAATATCCCTGTTCAGTACGATGCATTACTGAAGGATTACGGGAAGCTCCAATCCAACAGCTTTGATTATGAAGTCGTCGAAAAGGCAGGCAATATCATCGCTCTTCCCTACTCTGGATACTGGAAAGATCTTGGCACGTGGAACACCTTGACGGATGAAATGGGAACTAAAGTCATGGGCCATGGGGTCATAAGTCAGGATGCGGCAGCGTCTTGTATCGTGAATGAACTGGATATCCCCATTATTCTGATTGGAGTCGATGATGTCGTGGTAGCCGCAAGTCCGGACGGTCTGCTGGTGGCCGATAAGAAGAGCAGCCATAAAGTTAAAGAGTACGTTTCCCATTTCCGTGATGGGCCGATGTATGAAGAATACTCGTGGGGATGGAGCAGAGTCCTTGAGTATAGCAAGAAAGAAGGCGGGACAGAAACATTAACGGAAAAAGTCCACGTGACCGCTGGTAGGAACTTAAATGATCAGAGCAGCAGAAATCAGGAAGTGTGGACGGTAACACAAGGGGAGGGTGTCCTGGTCTTGAATGATGAATTCTCAGAAATAGACATGGGAACCCCTCTTACGATTCCCGCGGGGAAACACTATTCTTTGAAGGCGGCAAGTGACATGGAATTCATCGTCATCCAGAGCGGGAAAGATCTATGGGAAGGTCGAAGAAAAAACGACAGAATCTCCCGAAATTTGAAGGCGCCTGCCTATTCGAATTACTCATAGGCGGTAAATAGATATGAAGAGGCAGCAGTTTTATATAGGAACCATCGTTTTACTGACGGTGGTATTGTTGTTTAGCTTTTTTACCAAGGAAGAAGCCGGCAGTCTAAGGGTGGAAGCGTTCGGAGCTGATGGGAGTGATCAACAGGATGATTCATCAGCCATCCAGGCTGCGATCGATTACAGCTACGAAAACGATAAGCTGCCTGTCCAGTTACTGGGGAAGAATTACACGTTGAAGCAGGGATTGCACTTGAAAGAGGGAGTCGCACTTGAAATGGGGCTGGCTACGAAGCTTTTGGCTGAAGGAGATTTTAATGTGGTGGAGTTAGAGAAAAAAGCCGCAATAACCAATGGCACCATTGAGATTACGACTCCCGAATTCTCCCGTGCGGCAATTTACGTGAGTGGACAAGAACAGGTATGGACGACCGAACGCTTTCATATCGAAAATGTGGTTTTGTACAACTCAAGCGGTACCAATCGTGGGAAGGGCATCTCTTTTACCGCCGGGAATTCTGGAGAATTTATCAGTTTTGTGAATGTTATGAGCGTCAATATAAGCGGGTTTCATACCGGCGTGCATTTACAAGCAGCACCTCCCAAGAAAGATGGGGACTACAATTTTATAAATGGAAACAGGTTCGTCAATTTGACCCTCGATGACTGTATTGTCTGTATCCAGTTCGACAGCGCCGTTACCATTCCTCATGAGGTGTCGGGGAACATGTTCGAAAACGTGCAGATCCAGCTGACTGAGCGAACGGACAAAGCAATGATTCTATCCGGGACCAATAACAGGATAGACGGTATGATATGGGACGCTTCCTTTGTAGAAGATAATCAACCCTTAATTGAATTCATCGGAGAATCGTCAGGAAATGATGTGAACATGAATGTACCTAAAGACAGGGTCACAGATGAGGGACAGGGCAACCGCTATTCAACCCTCGAAGAATGAACATCTGTATCCGTTGTTTCTATTTTTAATAATGGAAGGAAGGTTGCCATGAAGGTGTTAATAACAGGCGGGGCGGGCTTTATAGGATCGCATATTGTGGAAGAATTATTCGATTCACACTACGAGGTTGTCGTGGTAGACAATTTAGTGACAGGGAATTTGAATAATCTTCCGCCACAAGTATGTATCTACAGACAGGACGTTCGAAAAGATGTGGACGACATCTTTACTAAAGAGAAGCCGGATTATGTCATTCATCAGGCTGCCCAGGTTTCAGTAAGCCACTCTTTTACAGACCCTTTATATGATTGTGAAGAAAATATTCTTGCGACACTCAATATCTTACAAGCTTGTGCTAAGCATAAAGTCAAGAAAGTCGTGTTTGCCTCTTCCGCCGCCGTTTATGGGAACCCGGTCTATCTCCCAATTGATGAAGCCCATAACGTGCGGCCGATTTCCTTTTATGGGCTGACCAAAGCACATGCAGAGAAGTATATCCAGCTTTTTGCCGACACCCATAACCTTGACTATTCCATTTTACGTTACGCCAATGTCTATGGCCCAAGACAAGATGCCCGCGGCGAAGCCGGAGTCATCGCTCTCTTTATCGAGAAATTAATCCGTGGGGAGTCTCCTGTAATTTTTGGGGATGGAAAGCAGACGAGGGATTTCATTTTTGTCAAAGATGTGGCACGTGCAAACGTAGCTGCGCTATCCAATGGTAAAAACGAAATTATGAATATAGGCACGGGCCGGGAAGTATCTATTCATGAAATCATTGAGCAATTAGCGATTTCTTTAGGAAAACCTATTCAGCCAATTTTAAGACCAGCCCGGGAAGGGGACATTCGCTCAAGTGTCTTACAAAACGAACAAGCCCAATCCATGCTGCACTGGTCCCCT
This window of the Halobacillus sp. Marseille-Q1614 genome carries:
- a CDS encoding sugar phosphate nucleotidyltransferase yields the protein MRIVLLSGGSGKRLWPLSNDSRSKQFLKVLKNENGKMESMVQRVWRQLGKVNMSDKAMIATSSSQVEMLHNQLGPNIPVVVEPERKDTFPAIALAAVYLYSVEGCSLDEVIGVLPVDPFVEDHFFETIKELEWGLRESGADLALLGAKPTYPSEKYGYIVPSGAAADDFIHVSRFCEKPDETSAKRLIHQQALWNCGVFGFRLDYIIQLLKRKNIPVQYDALLKDYGKLQSNSFDYEVVEKAGNIIALPYSGYWKDLGTWNTLTDEMGTKVMGHGVISQDAAASCIVNELDIPIILIGVDDVVVAASPDGLLVADKKSSHKVKEYVSHFRDGPMYEEYSWGWSRVLEYSKKEGGTETLTEKVHVTAGRNLNDQSSRNQEVWTVTQGEGVLVLNDEFSEIDMGTPLTIPAGKHYSLKAASDMEFIVIQSGKDLWEGRRKNDRISRNLKAPAYSNYS
- a CDS encoding NAD-dependent epimerase/dehydratase family protein, with translation MKVLITGGAGFIGSHIVEELFDSHYEVVVVDNLVTGNLNNLPPQVCIYRQDVRKDVDDIFTKEKPDYVIHQAAQVSVSHSFTDPLYDCEENILATLNILQACAKHKVKKVVFASSAAVYGNPVYLPIDEAHNVRPISFYGLTKAHAEKYIQLFADTHNLDYSILRYANVYGPRQDARGEAGVIALFIEKLIRGESPVIFGDGKQTRDFIFVKDVARANVAALSNGKNEIMNIGTGREVSIHEIIEQLAISLGKPIQPILRPAREGDIRSSVLQNEQAQSMLHWSPCYSLKEGLLETVQFYQQENPYGFQEVTS